In Macadamia integrifolia cultivar HAES 741 chromosome 1, SCU_Mint_v3, whole genome shotgun sequence, a single window of DNA contains:
- the LOC122057789 gene encoding beta-glucuronosyltransferase GlcAT14A-like: MDYCVHGWDNLPRKLLMYFTNVAYPLESYFHTVLCNSPEFQNTSANNDLRFIEWNNPSDMETNFLNLSHYKRMVLSGSVFARPFQEGNLVLQKVDEIILKRRPDGFVPGKWCLDTGMNQTMEISNSDINEEEPSSIWGDINAVKPGPYGLKLRAILSKLADEGKIRNINVCKVFNSN; encoded by the coding sequence ATGGATTACTGTGTACATGGGTGGGACAACCTCCCAAGGAAACTACTCATGTACTTCACCAATGTGGCCTACCCACTTGAATCCTACTTTCATACAGTCCTCTGCAACTCCCCTGAATTTCAGAACACTAGTGCAAACAATGATCTGAGGTTCATTGAATGGAACAACCCTTCAGACATGGAAACAAATTTTCTCAATCTGTCTCATTATAAAAGAATGGTACTAAGTGGGTCAGTCTTTGCAAGACCATTTCAAGAAGGCAATCTGGTGCTTCAGAAAGTGGATGAAATCATACTGAAACGCCGGCCAGATGGATTTGTCCCTGGAAAGTGGTGTTTGGACACAGGAATGAATCAGACAATGGAGATTTCAAATTCAGATATAAATGAGGAAGAACCCTCTTCAATCTGGGGAGACATTAATGCTGTCAAGCCAGGGCCTTATGGACTGAAGCTCAGAGCTATTTTGTCTAAACTTGCTGATGAAGGAAAGATAAGAAACATCAATGTATGTAAGGTGTTCAACTCGAATTAG